A single region of the Ruficoccus amylovorans genome encodes:
- a CDS encoding OmpA family protein → MKKVSLYLASLSLCAVLFSGCESDPEITPEDTLSSTVGADRPDWINPDAISANSGDSLTMRDARFSDMNGGIAGDDSVMAIVQFGFDEFTVQPSEHGKLNEVVNFMNSNPNSRAICEGHTDWYGTTEYNLGLGDRRARAVMDYLVRQGIAPTRIEVLSLGELEADQDLPKTDSRVIDDRRVEVKVVE, encoded by the coding sequence ATGAAGAAGGTCAGTCTTTACCTCGCCAGCCTCAGTCTTTGCGCCGTTCTGTTCAGTGGGTGCGAATCCGATCCCGAAATCACACCGGAAGATACGCTCTCCAGCACCGTCGGCGCCGACCGCCCCGACTGGATCAACCCGGACGCGATCAGCGCCAACAGCGGTGACTCCCTGACCATGCGCGACGCACGCTTTTCAGATATGAACGGCGGTATCGCCGGGGACGACAGTGTCATGGCCATCGTGCAATTCGGCTTCGACGAGTTCACCGTCCAGCCCTCCGAGCACGGCAAGCTCAATGAAGTCGTCAACTTCATGAACAGCAACCCGAACTCCCGCGCCATCTGCGAAGGGCACACCGACTGGTACGGCACGACCGAGTACAACCTCGGCCTCGGTGACCGCCGCGCCCGCGCTGTCATGGACTACCTTGTGCGCCAGGGCATCGCCCCGACCCGCATCGAAGTTCTCTCCCTCGGCGAACTCGAAGCCGACCAGGACCTGCCCAAGACCGACTCCCGCGTCATCGACGACCGCCGGGTCGAAGTCAAAGTGGTCGAATAA
- a CDS encoding sirohydrochlorin chelatase, with translation MLKQGKNDDKPVYLLVDNGSLRPEATLSLRELAVALGSAVGEQVHAVSLQHSDRVDPERLGGKPAWSFVPFIEDQLKLGKRDFRVVPLFLGPSRALTVFIPAQSATLQEKAPDLCVTTAPCLCPPDGSGDEVVAGMLARAVHATMAEQGLTRPRVALVDHGSPIEAVTQVRDRLAAQVGCLLGEEVELVAPCSMERREGVKYDFNEPLLEKLLVQPAWREASVVVSMLFLQPGRHAGAEGDVAGICARAEAESPALKTFRTALLAEDPALIELLVRRLRQLV, from the coding sequence ATGTTAAAACAGGGCAAAAACGATGACAAGCCGGTTTATCTGCTGGTAGATAATGGATCTCTGCGTCCAGAGGCAACCCTAAGTCTGCGGGAGTTGGCGGTGGCGCTGGGGAGTGCCGTTGGCGAGCAGGTGCACGCGGTCTCTCTCCAGCACTCCGACCGGGTGGACCCGGAGCGACTCGGCGGGAAACCGGCCTGGAGCTTTGTTCCGTTTATCGAGGATCAACTGAAACTGGGAAAACGGGATTTCCGGGTGGTTCCGCTTTTTCTGGGGCCGAGCCGGGCCTTGACCGTTTTTATCCCGGCCCAGAGCGCGACCTTGCAGGAAAAAGCGCCGGATCTGTGTGTGACGACCGCTCCCTGTCTGTGTCCGCCTGACGGCTCCGGTGACGAGGTTGTCGCTGGCATGCTGGCGCGTGCGGTCCACGCAACGATGGCCGAGCAGGGGTTGACGCGCCCTCGGGTCGCGCTGGTGGACCACGGTTCGCCGATCGAGGCCGTGACGCAGGTGCGTGACCGCCTGGCGGCCCAAGTGGGGTGCTTGCTGGGGGAGGAGGTAGAGTTGGTCGCCCCCTGCTCGATGGAGCGGCGCGAGGGCGTAAAATATGACTTTAACGAGCCGCTGCTGGAAAAACTCCTCGTGCAGCCGGCTTGGCGGGAAGCGTCCGTTGTCGTGAGCATGCTCTTTCTCCAGCCAGGTCGCCACGCCGGAGCGGAGGGAGACGTTGCCGGTATCTGTGCGCGAGCCGAGGCCGAGTCGCCTGCCTTGAAAACTTTCCGAACCGCGCTGCTGGCCGAGGATCCCGCCTTGATTGAGCTGTTGGTGCGGCGTTTACGCCAGTTGGTCTGA
- a CDS encoding response regulator: MKKVVIVEDQTAVREMISQIVQSDPSFEVVAEPGDGQEAYNLVMELKPDFVILDVMLPGLNGAEVLRRFAKHLKNTRVLVFSGYQNPSLVRELLQAGAHGFVEKSAPLSELKKGIEIVANGGSYFGPEVAQMLREAVLNPNASNRKGVDVLTAREREILQLIAESHSTKEVAQKLNISVKTAENHRTNLMKKLDLHDVASLTRYAIQQGLIEGVLPVTSEA, translated from the coding sequence ATGAAGAAAGTTGTTATCGTAGAGGATCAGACTGCCGTCCGGGAGATGATCTCCCAAATCGTTCAGTCTGACCCGTCCTTTGAAGTAGTCGCCGAACCCGGCGACGGTCAGGAAGCCTACAACCTCGTCATGGAGCTGAAGCCCGACTTCGTGATCCTCGACGTCATGCTTCCCGGCCTCAACGGCGCCGAAGTCCTGCGGCGCTTCGCCAAGCACCTGAAAAACACGCGGGTGCTTGTCTTCTCCGGCTATCAGAACCCGTCCCTCGTGCGTGAACTCCTCCAGGCCGGTGCCCACGGCTTTGTCGAGAAATCAGCCCCCCTGAGCGAGTTGAAGAAGGGTATCGAGATCGTCGCCAACGGCGGCAGCTATTTCGGCCCCGAAGTCGCCCAGATGCTGCGCGAAGCCGTGCTCAATCCCAATGCCTCCAACCGTAAGGGCGTGGATGTGCTGACGGCCCGCGAGCGCGAAATCCTCCAACTCATCGCCGAAAGCCACAGCACGAAGGAAGTCGCCCAAAAGCTTAACATCAGCGTAAAAACGGCCGAAAACCACCGTACAAACCTGATGAAGAAGCTCGACCTGCACGATGTGGCCAGCCTCACCCGCTACGCCATCCAGCAGGGCCTGATCGAGGGCGTCCTCCCCGTCACAAGCGAAGCCTGA
- a CDS encoding tyrosine-type recombinase/integrase, whose protein sequence is MSSSPEYVKVAECLYRHSQSGVYYALVKRAGKQIRRSLRTKDRKLAERKLVDFRRKVDRMYKQAGDKAVTFKEFSLTWLNISQAGHKSRTNTRREASVKQLTYYFGIKRVRDITIRDCEAWHVGRSPDVSASTFNKERDALIGILDMAVRDGLILDNPARQIDRRKIAKPQIIIPTREQYRLLLQTMREDNPRAVRTAKGAFLVECLACSGMRVGEATAMRWGDIDFQRELFTVTGGQAGTKNGDVRVVPLFPGFKDFLKRLKKAVGGRPAASDLLIGIDSAKQALQSACAKAELPHFTHHSMRHYFVSNAIEAGIDFKTIAAWVGHKDGGLLVAKTYGHLRDTHSAEMAKLMKA, encoded by the coding sequence GTGTCAAGTTCTCCAGAGTACGTAAAGGTAGCTGAGTGCCTTTATCGCCATTCGCAAAGCGGGGTTTACTACGCTCTCGTCAAGAGGGCTGGCAAGCAAATTCGTCGATCTTTACGGACAAAGGACCGCAAGCTGGCCGAGCGCAAGCTGGTCGATTTCCGCCGCAAGGTAGATAGAATGTACAAGCAGGCCGGGGACAAGGCTGTCACCTTCAAGGAATTTTCTTTGACGTGGCTGAACATTTCCCAGGCCGGTCACAAGAGCCGCACAAACACGCGCCGGGAGGCTTCGGTCAAACAACTCACCTATTACTTTGGCATCAAGCGGGTGCGGGATATCACGATCCGCGATTGCGAGGCTTGGCATGTGGGGCGTAGTCCTGACGTTTCAGCTTCGACCTTCAATAAGGAACGGGATGCCCTCATCGGCATTCTTGATATGGCCGTGCGCGATGGGCTGATTCTCGACAACCCGGCCCGGCAGATCGACCGGCGCAAGATTGCGAAGCCGCAGATCATTATCCCGACTCGGGAGCAATATCGCCTGCTGTTGCAAACCATGCGCGAGGATAACCCTCGGGCAGTGCGGACGGCGAAGGGGGCCTTTCTGGTGGAATGCCTTGCCTGTTCGGGGATGCGGGTAGGGGAGGCTACGGCCATGCGCTGGGGAGATATCGACTTTCAGCGCGAACTATTCACCGTCACTGGTGGGCAGGCAGGTACCAAAAACGGGGATGTGCGGGTTGTGCCGTTGTTCCCGGGCTTCAAGGATTTCCTCAAGCGGCTCAAGAAGGCGGTCGGGGGACGGCCTGCCGCTTCGGATTTACTTATTGGCATAGACAGTGCCAAGCAAGCCCTGCAATCGGCCTGCGCCAAAGCTGAGTTGCCACACTTCACGCATCATTCCATGCGCCATTATTTCGTCAGCAACGCCATCGAAGCCGGAATCGATTTTAAGACCATTGCGGCTTGGGTCGGTCACAAAGACGGTGGCTTGCTGGTCGCTAAAACCTACGGCCATCTGCGCGATACCCATTCCGCCGAAATGGCCAAACTGATGAAAGCTTAA
- a CDS encoding helix-turn-helix domain-containing protein: MSTATPDNNTSVPLQGRLALTRDETAQALGICPKSVDRLRQRGLLRASYALGRPRFAVREIQRFLDETSQPVEVA, from the coding sequence ATGTCCACCGCAACACCCGACAATAACACCTCCGTACCTTTGCAGGGCAGGCTTGCTCTGACGAGGGATGAAACTGCCCAGGCATTGGGGATTTGCCCCAAGTCTGTTGACCGGCTCCGGCAGCGTGGTTTGCTTCGCGCATCCTACGCCTTGGGGCGACCCCGGTTCGCTGTTCGCGAGATTCAGCGCTTTCTGGATGAAACATCGCAACCCGTGGAGGTTGCGTGA
- a CDS encoding protein rep — translation MITGPPDKREAREAATSQASGKSSFCGSDSCDRKTFASPSVKAECLSAVCDNSNSLADCSANERSATSAANDRCAHATRINTGSKSFATGQANPGSTDDCKSGLCVVAAGESQPQTANAWDLLERLGFEGTETEDFRAPESEYLDICRSYSGESIPVESYEKLVADQAELIRMSDEIATRLADGYYDAELEQSVSRNPWPESAQPLWRYSALTKCKQRLPTYRNIRFLPWQAKMRRGTHLKFLEWWCNRHPFARMFVPTTGARCCVDELRERIQDLQRKTSKLNAKPWFKKHYEIVWRSTEIGTPEQDEAGEWTFHPHAHIIVNQKHFIPPEQWQVLRARIKAHFGGNYFRESGKLAKPREACKYVVKPQAVLELDNKTLIELYDALFKLRLCQPLGSLKESINHFKEHRLKLVRPCKSNGWKWRTVKDWNRHCEKDKDDAELSDEELVEGNIAISEPGNGGCAVLARTQPLPAASTLSEPCLLVMGDIEAGEDEIRNDSRFRELLEAAGPAYRAGQMLEHISVHNSVVTVPPAEQRQLFTVPGIWEHPNSWHPPESFYRAQRTVYPPTPWDDGSVSVSPATPEMTVAAGTAHPSRKRPGPVSGPLLFGCRAAGAKSGRSALQSRYPDTEKPVRHGETGLPSLGVYEEPLAYVRISQ, via the coding sequence GTGATAACCGGCCCTCCAGATAAAAGAGAAGCCCGAGAGGCGGCCACCTCTCAGGCTTCAGGAAAATCCAGTTTTTGCGGATCGGATTCTTGTGACAGAAAGACATTTGCGTCCCCGTCTGTCAAGGCGGAATGCCTGTCGGCTGTTTGCGACAACAGCAATTCGCTTGCTGATTGCAGCGCAAATGAGCGTTCCGCAACGAGCGCCGCAAATGATCGTTGTGCCCATGCAACCCGCATAAATACGGGAAGCAAATCATTTGCGACTGGCCAGGCAAACCCCGGTTCAACCGATGATTGCAAGTCCGGTTTGTGTGTTGTTGCTGCCGGCGAGTCACAACCGCAAACCGCAAACGCGTGGGATTTGCTGGAGCGGTTGGGTTTTGAGGGTACTGAAACCGAAGATTTCCGGGCTCCCGAGTCTGAATATCTGGATATTTGCCGTTCCTACAGCGGAGAGAGCATTCCGGTTGAGTCCTATGAGAAGCTGGTTGCCGATCAGGCGGAATTGATCCGCATGTCAGATGAAATCGCAACACGCTTGGCCGATGGGTATTATGATGCCGAACTTGAGCAGTCGGTATCTCGCAATCCGTGGCCGGAATCAGCACAACCATTGTGGCGTTATTCGGCTCTGACGAAGTGCAAACAACGGCTTCCCACCTACCGGAACATCCGGTTCCTGCCTTGGCAGGCGAAGATGCGCCGGGGCACGCACTTGAAGTTCCTCGAATGGTGGTGCAACCGCCATCCGTTTGCGAGGATGTTTGTGCCCACAACGGGCGCACGTTGTTGTGTCGATGAATTGCGGGAGCGCATTCAGGATTTGCAGCGCAAAACCTCGAAGCTGAACGCAAAGCCGTGGTTCAAAAAGCACTATGAGATTGTGTGGCGGTCCACGGAGATCGGGACGCCTGAGCAGGATGAGGCGGGGGAGTGGACCTTTCACCCACACGCGCACATCATCGTCAACCAGAAGCATTTTATCCCGCCCGAGCAATGGCAGGTCTTGCGTGCTCGGATCAAGGCGCACTTTGGCGGCAATTACTTTCGGGAATCAGGCAAGCTCGCCAAGCCGCGCGAGGCTTGTAAGTACGTGGTCAAGCCGCAGGCCGTGCTTGAGCTGGACAACAAGACGTTGATCGAGTTGTACGATGCCCTGTTCAAGTTGCGGCTATGCCAGCCGCTCGGCTCCCTGAAAGAGTCGATCAATCACTTTAAGGAACACCGCTTGAAGCTGGTTCGCCCGTGTAAGTCGAACGGTTGGAAGTGGCGCACAGTCAAAGACTGGAACCGCCATTGCGAAAAGGACAAGGATGACGCCGAGCTTTCCGACGAAGAACTTGTTGAGGGCAATATCGCGATCAGCGAGCCGGGAAACGGCGGTTGCGCTGTGCTGGCCCGTACGCAACCCCTACCGGCTGCCAGCACGCTCTCTGAGCCGTGCTTGCTTGTGATGGGTGATATCGAGGCCGGAGAGGATGAAATCCGCAACGACAGCCGTTTTCGTGAGCTTCTGGAGGCTGCCGGGCCTGCCTACCGGGCCGGGCAAATGCTGGAGCATATTTCTGTTCACAATAGTGTCGTAACTGTCCCACCTGCGGAGCAACGGCAGTTATTCACGGTTCCCGGTATTTGGGAGCATCCCAACTCATGGCATCCGCCCGAGAGCTTTTACCGGGCGCAACGCACGGTTTATCCGCCTACCCCTTGGGATGACGGCAGTGTCAGCGTGTCCCCGGCAACGCCGGAAATGACGGTGGCGGCCGGTACGGCCCATCCGTCACGGAAAAGGCCGGGGCCGGTGAGCGGGCCTCTCCTCTTTGGGTGTCGCGCCGCAGGCGCGAAATCCGGGCGGTCCGCGCTGCAATCGCGGTACCCGGATACGGAAAAGCCCGTACGCCATGGCGAAACGGGCCTCCCCTCTTTGGGTGTGTATGAGGAACCTTTAGCATACGTGAGGATAAGTCAATGA
- a CDS encoding KAP family P-loop NTPase fold protein, translated as MDEQQSFKIKLRPEPIKAPSIAEIRQLQTDGKGDEEIVKSIFKEDVLERREHAQAIVSYMRHIESPFTYCLDAPWGHGKTSFLNLLERLLQYKGCVVLRFNAWESDYLPDPFVPLFGQIYSQIRDLYPKGKLPQKAKDVLRRAGAVARAIAPGLLKLGLEAAANYGAPGSVEAVKAVAGAIDPDKALCAAEEAKRLSEKAIEDYGEETKELSAFVHALSELAHVVREDQPGDDLPIDPEMPIVVLVDELDRCRPSFTIEVLERIKHLFSAEGICFIVALDRTQLCHMIRQVYGAQTDADGYLERFFDLESKLAWDVDEGALRASMEGVLCSINGEDQQVRTHMLKRLTSVPLA; from the coding sequence ATGGACGAACAACAGAGCTTTAAAATTAAATTGCGCCCCGAACCGATCAAGGCCCCATCCATTGCTGAAATAAGACAGCTTCAAACTGACGGGAAAGGTGACGAAGAGATTGTTAAGAGCATCTTTAAGGAAGACGTTCTTGAGCGCAGAGAACACGCTCAAGCCATTGTCAGCTATATGCGACATATCGAGTCCCCCTTTACCTATTGCTTGGATGCCCCTTGGGGGCATGGAAAAACCTCGTTTCTCAATCTGCTTGAGCGTTTGTTGCAATATAAAGGCTGTGTCGTTCTTCGGTTCAATGCATGGGAGAGCGATTATTTGCCTGACCCTTTCGTGCCGCTATTTGGGCAGATTTATTCGCAGATTCGTGATTTATACCCGAAGGGAAAACTTCCTCAGAAAGCCAAGGATGTATTGCGCAGAGCCGGGGCAGTCGCTCGGGCTATAGCGCCGGGCTTGTTGAAGCTAGGCTTGGAGGCTGCCGCAAATTACGGGGCTCCCGGATCAGTAGAGGCAGTGAAGGCGGTAGCAGGGGCAATAGACCCGGATAAAGCCCTTTGTGCTGCTGAAGAGGCCAAGCGCCTGTCCGAAAAAGCCATTGAAGACTACGGCGAGGAAACGAAGGAGCTTTCTGCATTTGTGCATGCGTTGAGTGAACTTGCTCATGTTGTCAGAGAAGATCAGCCCGGCGATGACCTTCCCATTGATCCCGAGATGCCGATTGTCGTGTTGGTTGATGAACTGGACCGATGCAGGCCATCGTTTACCATAGAAGTTCTTGAGCGCATAAAGCATCTCTTCTCTGCGGAAGGAATCTGCTTCATCGTGGCGCTCGACCGCACTCAGCTTTGTCACATGATCCGTCAAGTGTATGGCGCTCAGACTGACGCGGATGGATATTTGGAGAGGTTCTTTGATTTAGAGAGCAAGTTGGCGTGGGATGTTGATGAAGGTGCCCTTCGTGCAAGCATGGAGGGTGTCCTATGCTCTATTAACGGGGAGGATCAGCAGGTCCGGACGCACATGCTCAAGCGTCTTACTAGTGTCCCGTTAGCTTAG